GGGCCGCAAGCCGGATCGCCGGCCGGCTGTAGTCGGAGAAGGCCAGGAATGTGCCGCCATAGGGGATGAAGCCACCATGCAGCGCGAGACCGTTCATCGCGGCCGCCATGCCGTGCTCGCGAATACCGTAATGGACGTAGTCGCCGGCGAACTTGCCGCGCGCGACCGGGCTCTGGCCCTTGGCATGCGTCAGGTTCGAATGCGTCAGGTCCGCCGAGCCGCCAACGAATCCGGGAATCGTCACTGCGATATTGTCGAGCACCTGTTGCGAGGCCTGCCGCGTTGCGATCTTCGGACGCTCGGTGGCAAAACGCTCGCGCAGTTTCGCCGACGCCTGGGCATAGGCGCTCGGCAGGGCAACAGCCTTGCCCTCGATGAACAATTCGCGCTGCTCGGATGTCGCGCATTCGTAGCGATCGAGCCAGGCGAGGCGCGCGACCTGACCGCGCTGCCCGATCATCCGCCATGCCTTCAGGACGGGAATCGGCACCACGAAGGGCTGATAGTCCCAGCCGAGCGTCCTTCGCGCCGCAGCCGTCTGTTCGGTACCGAGCGGAGCACCGTGCGCTTTCTCGGTGCCTTGCCGGTCCGGCGCGCCATAGCCGATGACGGTGCGGCACGCGATAAGTGATGGCCTCGCCGTCTCGCGTTCTTCGGCAATGGCCTGTGCGATCGCTTCGGGATCATGGCCGTCGACGCGACGCACCGACCAGCCGGAGGCGGCGAAACGCGCGAGCTGGTCGTCGGAAGTCGCAAGCGAGGTCGGACCATCGATGGAAATGCCGTTGTCGTCGAACAGCACGATCAGGCGGCCGAGCTGGAGATGGCCGGCGAGCGAGATCGCCTCCTGGCTGATGCCCTCCATCAGGCAGCCGTCGCCGGCGATCACGTAAGTGAAGTGATCGACGAGGCCGTCGCCATGCCGCGCATTACCCATGCGCTCGGCGAGCGCCATGCCGACGGCGGTCGCGATCCCCTGCCCCAGCGGTCCCGTCGTGGTCTCGACGCCGGGCGTATGTCCGTATTCAGGATGACCTGGCGTCTTCGAGCCCCATTGCCGGAATGCTCTGAGATCGTCGAGGCTGACATCGCCACCGGTGAGATGGAGCAGCGCATAGAGCAGCATCGAGCCGTGGCCTGCCGACAGCACGAAGCGGTCGCGATCCGGCCAGTTGGGATGGGCCGAGTCGAATTTGAGGAAGCGCGAGAACAGCACTGTTGCAACGTCCGCCATGCCCATGGGCAGACCCGGATGACCGGACTGCGCGGCCTCGATGGCGTCGACCGCGAGGAAGCGGACGGCATTGGCGAGATCGCTATGCGAAACCGCGGCGAGGTCGGCTTCGGCGTGAACAGAGATGTTCATCAGTCCCTCCCGTTGTTGTCGTGGTTGCGCATCACTTCAGGCTCCGCTTGCGCTCGATGAGCTGCATGATCAGCGGCGTGAGGATGAGCTGCATCGCCAGATCGAGTTTTGCGCCCGGACAGACGATCGAGTTGGCACGCGACATCCAACTATGCGGCAGCATCGAGAGCAGATAGGGGAAGTCGATGCCGCGCGGGTTCTTGAAGCGGATTACGACCATCGATTCATCGGGCGTCGGGATCCAGCGCGCAATGAACGGATTGGACGTATCGACCGTCGGCACGCGCTGGAAGTTGATGTCGGTCTCGGTGAATTGCGGACAGATGTAGTGGATGTAATCCGGCATCCGCCGCAGGATGGTGTCGGTGACGGCCCCGGTCGAATAGCCGCGCGCGCTGCGGTCGCGGTGCAGCTTCTGGATCCATTCGAGATTGATGACGGGCACGACGCCGATCTTCAGGTCGGCATGGCGCGCGACGTTGACCTTGTCGGTGACGACGGCGCCGTGCAGGCCCTCGTAGAACAGCAGATCCGAATTCTCGGGCAGCCGCTCCCACTCGGTGAAGGTGCCGGGAGGCGCGCCATGCAGCGCGGATTCCTCGGCATCGTGGACGTAGTGCCGGGTCATCGCGGTACCGGTCTCGCCATAGTCGCGGAACGCCCGCTCCAGCTCTTCGAACAGGTTGGTCTCGGGGCTGAAATGGCTGAAGTGCTTGTTGCCGCGCTCGGCCTCCTTCGCCATCTGCGTGCGCATGTCGGCGCGGTCGTAGCGATGGAACGCATCGCCCTCGATGTAGACGGCGTTGACGCGCTCACGGAAGAAGATCTGCTCGAACGTCTTCTTGACCGAGGTCGTGCCCGCGCCTGAGGAGCCGGTGATGGAGATGATCGGATGCTTCCTGGACATGCGCCGCCTCGCCTAGAGTCTGAAGAAGCCGCGCCGCGCGAACAGCGGCGCTGAAACGCTGGCGACCAGCAGCGGGTCGCAGTGCAGTTCCTCGACACGGCGCACCTCGTTGCTCGAGCCCATGATCAGGGGCACGCGCT
The DNA window shown above is from Bradyrhizobium sp. CB1650 and carries:
- the tkt gene encoding transketolase, whose translation is MNISVHAEADLAAVSHSDLANAVRFLAVDAIEAAQSGHPGLPMGMADVATVLFSRFLKFDSAHPNWPDRDRFVLSAGHGSMLLYALLHLTGGDVSLDDLRAFRQWGSKTPGHPEYGHTPGVETTTGPLGQGIATAVGMALAERMGNARHGDGLVDHFTYVIAGDGCLMEGISQEAISLAGHLQLGRLIVLFDDNGISIDGPTSLATSDDQLARFAASGWSVRRVDGHDPEAIAQAIAEERETARPSLIACRTVIGYGAPDRQGTEKAHGAPLGTEQTAAARRTLGWDYQPFVVPIPVLKAWRMIGQRGQVARLAWLDRYECATSEQRELFIEGKAVALPSAYAQASAKLRERFATERPKIATRQASQQVLDNIAVTIPGFVGGSADLTHSNLTHAKGQSPVARGKFAGDYVHYGIREHGMAAAMNGLALHGGFIPYGGTFLAFSDYSRPAIRLAALMRLRVIHVMTHDSIGLGEDGPTHQPVEHLAALRVIPNLLVFRPADAVETLEAWDCALEAENRPSVLCLSRQALPTFRSDARGRNRVARGAYLVVTPDGGRDVTLIATGSEVSIALEAARLLATEHIRAAVVSAPCFALFEEQPEDYRATVLGTAPRIGIEAAVSGDWARWLGADGEFVGMRGFGASAPAPVLYREFGITPQSIAEAARRAIARADKE
- a CDS encoding phosphoribulokinase, with product MSRKHPIISITGSSGAGTTSVKKTFEQIFFRERVNAVYIEGDAFHRYDRADMRTQMAKEAERGNKHFSHFSPETNLFEELERAFRDYGETGTAMTRHYVHDAEESALHGAPPGTFTEWERLPENSDLLFYEGLHGAVVTDKVNVARHADLKIGVVPVINLEWIQKLHRDRSARGYSTGAVTDTILRRMPDYIHYICPQFTETDINFQRVPTVDTSNPFIARWIPTPDESMVVIRFKNPRGIDFPYLLSMLPHSWMSRANSIVCPGAKLDLAMQLILTPLIMQLIERKRSLK